A window from Deltaproteobacteria bacterium encodes these proteins:
- the rpsO gene encoding 30S ribosomal protein S15, translating to MAVFGYQKAAIVKKFQRTTMDTGSSEVQIALITARIKDLTEHFKAHKKDNHSRYGLVKLVNRRKKLLNYLRNTAPEKYTKVIADLELRK from the coding sequence ATGGCAGTTTTCGGATACCAAAAAGCCGCAATCGTTAAGAAATTCCAACGTACAACAATGGACACAGGTTCATCGGAAGTACAAATCGCGTTGATCACCGCTCGCATTAAAGATCTCACAGAGCATTTCAAAGCGCACAAAAAAGACAATCACAGCCGTTACGGACTTGTGAAGTTGGTTAACCGCCGCAAAAAACTTCTTAACTACCTTCGTAACACAGCACCAGAAAAGTATACGAAAGTAATCGCGGACCTCGAACTCCGCAAGTAA
- the truB gene encoding tRNA pseudouridine(55) synthase TruB, whose product MNGVLLVDKEPGMTSHDVVARARRTLGIRSIGHAGTLDPLASGLLLLLVGEATKISDYLLNGDKSYEVTVRMGLETDSMDITGKVLKETSLRDSQGQFLQEVSEARVREVSLSATGVLSLEVPVHSAVKVGGKKLYELAHKGERPEEVPVREMTFYGLQWLSWSPETAEFTMRISCSKGSFIRAWANYVGGLLGFGGTVSALRRVESAPFNVAKAKRLGTISDLWENRKGRSGEVLGSSWVPLDEALPHFGRIEVAGQDAALLKNGQISKAVQAELLRKIQLGTQPAPIRVIDREENRLLALLAAEPGEFYKIRRVFQP is encoded by the coding sequence GTGAACGGCGTTCTCTTGGTTGATAAAGAACCAGGAATGACCAGTCACGACGTCGTTGCGAGAGCAAGGCGCACGCTTGGTATTCGTTCCATCGGTCACGCTGGAACTCTTGATCCCCTCGCCTCTGGGCTGCTGCTTTTGTTGGTTGGCGAAGCTACGAAGATTTCCGATTATCTTCTTAACGGCGACAAGTCCTACGAAGTCACAGTTCGAATGGGCTTAGAAACCGACTCGATGGACATCACGGGGAAAGTTTTAAAAGAAACTTCGCTTCGCGACTCGCAAGGACAGTTTCTTCAGGAAGTGTCAGAAGCCAGGGTGCGGGAAGTCTCCTTGTCTGCGACCGGCGTATTGAGTTTAGAAGTTCCTGTGCACTCTGCGGTAAAAGTCGGCGGGAAAAAACTTTATGAGCTTGCGCACAAGGGCGAACGTCCCGAAGAAGTTCCAGTTCGCGAAATGACCTTTTATGGACTTCAATGGTTAAGCTGGTCGCCGGAAACGGCTGAGTTCACAATGCGAATTTCGTGTAGTAAAGGCAGTTTTATTCGAGCCTGGGCGAATTACGTGGGAGGATTACTAGGGTTTGGCGGCACGGTGAGTGCTCTCCGCCGCGTCGAGAGCGCGCCTTTCAATGTGGCGAAAGCGAAGCGGCTGGGGACGATTTCCGACCTTTGGGAGAATCGAAAGGGGAGGTCCGGCGAGGTGCTGGGCTCGTCTTGGGTGCCACTTGACGAGGCGCTTCCGCATTTCGGACGAATTGAAGTAGCGGGTCAAGATGCCGCTTTGCTAAAAAATGGCCAGATTTCGAAAGCTGTTCAGGCTGAACTTTTGCGAAAAATTCAGCTTGGAACTCAGCCAGCTCCCATACGGGTTATAGACCGTGAGGAAAATCGCCTTTTAGCGCTTCTGGCGGCCGAACCTGGAGAGTTTTATAAAATCCGACGTGTTTTCCAGCCCTAA
- the rbfA gene encoding 30S ribosome-binding factor RbfA, translating to MSSGGQDHDVRVSRVAKTLRDIIANRIIRGLGDVPRGPVTITRVDVTRDFKIAKVYVSVFTPDGASEAKKDDMIERIFQALEDSTQELVRDVNKQLRLKNIPKFEFILDTGLEKMARLSGILDSVRPTKPNEAKAAKGEAQSDTNEESPQSFGAPAPKAAKGGAQSDTNGESE from the coding sequence ATGAGCTCTGGCGGCCAAGATCATGATGTACGAGTGTCGCGGGTGGCGAAAACCCTCCGCGACATTATTGCCAATCGGATCATCAGAGGTCTGGGCGATGTGCCAAGGGGACCGGTCACAATCACTCGCGTGGATGTGACTCGCGATTTCAAAATCGCCAAGGTCTATGTTTCGGTTTTTACTCCCGATGGTGCTAGCGAAGCGAAAAAAGACGATATGATCGAGCGCATATTTCAAGCACTTGAGGACTCAACGCAAGAACTCGTTCGCGACGTCAACAAACAACTTCGTCTAAAAAACATTCCAAAGTTCGAATTCATTCTCGATACGGGTCTTGAGAAAATGGCTCGTCTTTCGGGAATTCTCGACAGCGTTCGCCCCACCAAACCCAATGAAGCAAAAGCAGCGAAGGGCGAAGCCCAAAGCGACACCAATGAGGAATCTCCCCAATCTTTCGGTGCTCCTGCACCGAAAGCAGCGAAGGGCGGAGCCCAAAGCGACACAAACGGAGAGTCAGAGTGA
- the infB gene encoding translation initiation factor IF-2, which yields METLALMDKIREWKLPVRSHMADLDSEMLEEIRTKLRGDSESAGSNAKKATKKAAKKATSEGADADEVAAKARTTAKSAGAAVKKVAAKTTTKTVKSEAVASAPATAAKKTGIVVKKAASKVVVRKKTDGDDVDDPGLDEPQTDSIDLDPGSEQAHAGSVDVGSENLGVATVEPGDSGADEIEENVVANAQVSTQVTSSPAAQVAGASVALDPVSIGGDTISVEPASGAEVVGGPATPARKREVVMTAHGPQSGIRSEPRRNIVGRMDLSRVQAPAGPRPQPAGPGGFQSGGPRPVGFQSGGGPRPVGTGFGSGGVGGARPLRAGFVSAPVMPSAGGNPFDDMLDKKKFEVKREKRVGAGGAATKEEEVAAFSSTEFRKREMVFQPKKKKGMLSRAGLSTQKTTPRASKRVVKVNQTMKVSDLAQEMGLKAAQITKTLMTQGVMATMSTDLDFDTIALIVPEFGFEAQNVHESVEEMIESTAFGKLDASRIVRPPVVTIMGHVDHGKTSLLDAIRKAKVAEGEAGGITQHIGAYQVTTDGGRVITFIDTPGHEAFTAMRARGANVTDIVVIVVAADDGVMPQTAEAINHAKAAGVPIIVAINKMDKPGANPDKIKQQMTEFELVPEEWGGTTIYAPVSALKKEGLSELLDHISLIAEVEELDANLERSATGVVIESRMDKGRGPVATLLVQDGTLKVGQSIVVGSVPGRVRSLINDRGERVQEAGPSCPVEILGLNAVANAGDRFDIVQSDEDAVRIAGVRKQAFDDANKGTKVSMEAIFDKLKAGAVKEFPIILKSDVAGSAEAIKGMFEKLASSEVKLKLVHSAVGGINESDVLLASTANGIVVGFNVRPDGGAQSQAKRLGVEIKLYTIVYELMDDMKKALSGLLTPESKETQLGRAEVRNIFNAPKVGTIAGCSVVDGKIVRSAQVRLVRDGKIIYTGRLGSLKRFKDDAKEVAQGYECGMSIENYNDLKVGDVIEAFQMESIAREF from the coding sequence ATGGAGACGCTCGCACTTATGGATAAGATCCGTGAGTGGAAGCTTCCCGTTCGAAGTCACATGGCGGATCTCGACAGCGAGATGCTCGAAGAAATTCGAACGAAGCTTCGCGGAGATTCTGAATCAGCCGGATCAAATGCCAAGAAGGCGACGAAGAAAGCCGCCAAAAAAGCGACTTCGGAAGGTGCTGATGCCGACGAAGTAGCTGCTAAGGCTAGAACCACCGCGAAATCGGCTGGTGCTGCAGTAAAAAAAGTAGCGGCAAAAACAACGACCAAGACTGTGAAGTCTGAGGCGGTTGCCTCTGCGCCGGCAACGGCAGCAAAAAAAACCGGTATAGTTGTCAAAAAGGCAGCTTCGAAAGTTGTCGTTCGGAAGAAAACCGACGGCGATGATGTGGACGATCCAGGTCTCGACGAACCGCAAACAGATTCAATCGATTTGGATCCAGGCAGTGAACAGGCTCATGCGGGAAGTGTCGACGTCGGTAGCGAAAACCTTGGTGTCGCAACTGTCGAGCCTGGAGATTCCGGTGCTGACGAGATCGAAGAGAACGTAGTTGCAAATGCCCAGGTATCGACCCAAGTGACTTCCTCGCCTGCGGCTCAAGTAGCTGGAGCTTCAGTAGCTCTCGATCCGGTATCAATTGGAGGCGACACGATTTCTGTTGAACCAGCGAGTGGAGCGGAAGTTGTTGGTGGCCCGGCAACGCCCGCGCGAAAGCGCGAAGTTGTTATGACAGCACATGGGCCTCAAAGTGGAATTCGGTCTGAACCTCGTCGCAACATTGTTGGTCGCATGGACCTTTCCCGTGTGCAGGCACCGGCAGGGCCCCGTCCGCAACCGGCCGGCCCAGGTGGATTTCAAAGTGGTGGACCACGACCAGTAGGTTTCCAAAGTGGCGGTGGACCACGCCCTGTCGGTACTGGTTTCGGTAGTGGCGGAGTCGGCGGAGCTCGACCGCTTCGTGCGGGCTTTGTCTCGGCACCGGTCATGCCATCAGCGGGTGGAAACCCGTTTGACGACATGCTTGATAAAAAGAAATTTGAAGTAAAACGCGAAAAGCGAGTTGGAGCAGGCGGAGCTGCAACGAAAGAAGAAGAAGTTGCAGCGTTCTCGTCGACCGAATTCCGTAAACGCGAAATGGTATTCCAACCAAAAAAGAAAAAGGGAATGCTGTCCCGTGCGGGCCTCTCTACACAAAAAACAACTCCACGCGCTTCGAAGCGCGTCGTTAAAGTAAACCAAACAATGAAGGTTTCTGATCTCGCGCAAGAAATGGGCTTAAAGGCCGCGCAGATTACGAAAACTTTGATGACTCAAGGAGTGATGGCAACGATGTCGACGGATCTCGACTTCGATACCATTGCTCTCATCGTTCCTGAATTTGGATTCGAAGCGCAAAACGTGCACGAGTCCGTAGAGGAAATGATCGAATCGACTGCGTTCGGAAAACTGGATGCGTCGCGAATCGTGCGACCACCAGTAGTCACGATCATGGGACACGTCGATCACGGTAAAACTTCACTTTTGGATGCTATTCGCAAAGCCAAAGTTGCCGAAGGTGAAGCGGGCGGAATCACGCAGCACATTGGCGCGTACCAAGTGACCACAGATGGTGGTCGAGTCATCACTTTCATCGATACGCCGGGCCACGAAGCCTTTACGGCAATGCGTGCTCGCGGAGCGAATGTCACTGACATCGTGGTCATTGTTGTCGCAGCGGACGACGGTGTGATGCCGCAAACAGCAGAAGCTATCAATCATGCGAAAGCGGCCGGTGTACCGATCATCGTTGCGATTAATAAGATGGATAAGCCAGGCGCTAACCCGGACAAAATCAAACAACAGATGACAGAGTTTGAGCTCGTTCCTGAAGAATGGGGCGGAACAACGATTTACGCTCCGGTTTCAGCGCTTAAAAAGGAAGGTCTGTCGGAACTTCTAGATCATATTTCGCTGATCGCGGAAGTCGAAGAGCTAGACGCGAACCTCGAACGCTCAGCTACAGGGGTGGTCATCGAGTCGCGTATGGATAAAGGCCGTGGACCAGTTGCCACGCTTTTGGTTCAAGACGGGACTTTGAAAGTCGGACAATCAATTGTTGTTGGTTCTGTTCCGGGACGTGTTCGATCGTTGATCAATGATCGCGGCGAGCGTGTTCAAGAAGCTGGCCCAAGTTGTCCGGTTGAGATTCTAGGTTTAAATGCGGTTGCCAACGCAGGCGACCGCTTTGATATCGTTCAATCAGATGAGGATGCAGTTCGAATCGCTGGAGTTCGCAAACAGGCATTTGATGACGCGAACAAAGGAACGAAAGTTTCGATGGAAGCGATCTTCGATAAACTGAAAGCTGGCGCCGTTAAAGAATTTCCGATTATTTTGAAATCGGACGTTGCTGGATCTGCGGAAGCGATCAAAGGAATGTTCGAAAAGTTGGCGTCGAGCGAAGTGAAGCTGAAGCTCGTTCACAGTGCGGTTGGCGGTATCAATGAATCCGACGTTCTTTTGGCTTCGACCGCCAATGGGATTGTAGTTGGTTTCAATGTTCGTCCCGACGGTGGAGCGCAGTCACAAGCAAAACGACTTGGCGTTGAAATCAAGCTTTACACGATTGTCTATGAACTGATGGATGACATGAAGAAGGCCCTTTCCGGACTTCTCACTCCAGAGTCCAAAGAAACACAATTGGGTCGTGCGGAAGTTCGCAACATCTTCAATGCACCAAAAGTTGGAACGATCGCCGGTTGTTCTGTAGTCGATGGAAAAATCGTTCGCTCGGCGCAGGTTCGCCTCGTCCGCGACGGAAAAATCATCTACACGGGTCGCCTCGGCAGCTTGAAGCGATTTAAGGATGACGCAAAAGAAGTCGCACAAGGTTACGAGTGCGGTATGAGCATCGAAAACTACAACGATCTTAAAGTTGGCGATGTGATTGAAGCGTTCCAGATGGAATCGATCGCGCGTGAGTTCTAA
- the nusA gene encoding transcription termination/antitermination protein NusA codes for MAGDNFSDLSRMIDAVSKEKSIDKQLVIDAVIQGMLVAARKKYGTYREIEAQYNEDSGEVELYEFKEVVMPEDFIDEEIEIKLDEARELNPDIQVNDSIGIKMDATELGRIAAQTAKQIITQKVRDAEREIIYNEFEQRRGEVASGIARRVERGMIVVDLGKTEAFIPLREQIPGEVYKPGDRVQGYLLDVRQTTRGPQIIMSRACEQYLIKLFEQEVPEIYDGIVQIVAAAREPGARAKIAVVSKDPAVDPVGACVGMKGSRVQQVVQELRGEKIDIINWDEDITRFACNALAPAEISRVFVDEANKEMEIVVPDTQLSLAIGRKGQNVRLASKITTWKLDILSESSAAQKTADAIFNLLLLPGMSETMAQNVFQSGFGSFQSLADAKATDVMAIPGYDSPEAAEKLISDAKGLVEKYKKEGLPVPAAPVKIQAVTPVGSAKSQADERLRAELAALNQQETHKDSSGEVAPESAE; via the coding sequence ATGGCAGGCGATAATTTTTCAGACTTGAGCCGGATGATTGATGCGGTTTCGAAAGAAAAAAGCATTGATAAGCAACTCGTCATTGATGCGGTTATTCAAGGCATGCTGGTAGCGGCGCGTAAAAAATACGGCACCTATCGTGAAATCGAAGCTCAATATAACGAAGACTCCGGTGAGGTTGAACTTTATGAGTTCAAAGAAGTCGTCATGCCCGAAGACTTCATCGACGAAGAAATTGAGATTAAACTAGATGAAGCTCGCGAATTGAATCCTGATATTCAGGTCAACGATTCGATCGGGATCAAAATGGATGCAACCGAACTAGGGCGCATTGCGGCCCAAACGGCAAAGCAGATCATCACTCAAAAAGTTCGCGATGCCGAACGTGAAATCATCTACAATGAATTCGAACAGCGCCGAGGCGAAGTGGCCTCGGGGATCGCTCGCCGGGTTGAACGTGGGATGATCGTCGTTGATCTCGGAAAAACGGAAGCATTTATTCCTCTTCGCGAACAGATCCCAGGCGAGGTCTACAAGCCTGGCGACCGAGTTCAAGGGTATCTTTTGGATGTTCGCCAAACTACGCGTGGCCCGCAGATCATTATGTCTCGTGCCTGCGAGCAGTACTTAATTAAGCTTTTCGAACAAGAAGTTCCTGAAATCTACGATGGAATTGTTCAAATCGTCGCAGCCGCCCGCGAACCTGGCGCGAGAGCGAAAATCGCCGTGGTTTCGAAGGATCCAGCAGTTGATCCAGTTGGCGCATGTGTTGGTATGAAAGGAAGTCGCGTTCAGCAGGTTGTCCAGGAGTTGCGCGGCGAAAAAATCGATATCATCAATTGGGATGAGGATATTACTCGCTTTGCTTGTAATGCGCTTGCACCGGCGGAGATTTCGCGGGTGTTCGTTGATGAGGCAAACAAAGAAATGGAAATTGTCGTTCCCGATACGCAGTTGAGTTTAGCTATCGGGCGCAAAGGACAAAACGTTCGCCTTGCTTCGAAAATCACGACTTGGAAATTGGATATTCTCAGCGAATCTTCAGCGGCACAAAAAACAGCGGATGCGATTTTCAATCTTCTTTTGCTCCCTGGCATGAGCGAAACAATGGCGCAGAACGTGTTCCAGTCTGGATTTGGAAGTTTCCAATCTTTAGCGGATGCAAAGGCAACTGACGTCATGGCGATCCCGGGCTACGATTCGCCCGAGGCAGCCGAAAAACTCATCTCAGACGCAAAAGGTTTGGTTGAAAAGTACAAAAAAGAAGGTCTGCCAGTGCCAGCAGCACCCGTGAAGATCCAGGCCGTGACCCCAGTTGGCAGTGCGAAGTCGCAAGCTGACGAACGTCTGCGAGCTGAATTGGCAGCATTGAATCAACAAGAAACACACAAAGACTCTAGCGGAGAAGTAGCTCCGGAGAGCGCAGAGTAA
- a CDS encoding ribosome maturation factor RimP: protein MKFDIENENSRIENEGLEGGQGSDHEELETHENTDETPIDEVEGESLGWREKVLKMATEVAARETCEIYDFEFVGAGGSRALRVYIDKIGEGGVSIEDCSNVSRGLNLLLDVDDVIPGGAYNLEVSSPGLERSLRTAAHFIRAIGKRVQVKAFESFAELNPQLEEALRVKLGKAKQLEGIIVGLESASGESVISAADEKSARLVFDAENGGHVVRVKVPLGKITKASTVFIFEKHEKKQSKSAEKGGKVHGKHK from the coding sequence TTGAAATTCGATATTGAGAACGAAAATTCTAGGATTGAAAATGAAGGCCTCGAGGGTGGTCAGGGTTCTGATCATGAAGAGCTCGAAACCCACGAAAACACCGACGAAACTCCGATCGACGAAGTTGAAGGGGAATCGCTTGGGTGGCGTGAAAAAGTATTAAAGATGGCCACGGAAGTGGCGGCTCGTGAGACTTGCGAAATTTATGATTTCGAGTTCGTAGGTGCTGGCGGCAGTCGGGCGTTGCGCGTTTACATCGATAAGATTGGTGAAGGCGGAGTTTCCATCGAAGATTGTAGCAATGTATCTCGCGGTTTGAACCTGCTTTTGGATGTCGATGATGTGATTCCTGGAGGAGCGTACAACCTTGAAGTTTCGAGTCCCGGTCTTGAACGATCGCTTCGGACTGCGGCCCACTTTATACGTGCGATCGGCAAGCGGGTTCAAGTTAAAGCCTTCGAATCGTTTGCGGAGCTCAATCCCCAATTAGAAGAAGCACTGAGAGTAAAATTGGGAAAAGCGAAGCAACTTGAGGGGATCATCGTTGGACTTGAAAGTGCGAGCGGAGAAAGCGTTATTTCAGCAGCAGACGAAAAATCCGCACGTTTGGTTTTTGATGCTGAAAATGGCGGGCATGTCGTTCGTGTGAAAGTGCCACTTGGCAAGATCACGAAGGCGAGCACCGTATTTATTTTTGAAAAACACGAGAAGAAGCAAAGTAAGTCAGCGGAAAAAGGCGGCAAAGTCCACGGCAAACACAAGTAA
- a CDS encoding GNAT family N-acetyltransferase, whose amino-acid sequence MNVEPQYRIALLNALEESIQALIKLEIEQEIADARSRGEAWVGSWTVASVQAELSQGSTLVALGQHDHRLKAFLCFRPPGPLWEIMLIVTLGPIRGHRLAGTLIDSLFSHIESIQSAGSAPHVVDSATIEAPAIEVGLEVSADNLSALRCYERCGFIEQRRRKGYYSGSVSGPIDAVLMSARRQRYTGRLVKQ is encoded by the coding sequence GTGAACGTTGAACCTCAATATAGAATTGCTCTGCTGAATGCTTTAGAGGAATCAATCCAAGCACTGATAAAATTGGAAATCGAGCAAGAGATTGCCGATGCTCGAAGTCGGGGAGAGGCGTGGGTCGGTTCGTGGACCGTGGCCTCTGTTCAGGCTGAGCTTTCGCAAGGATCTACACTCGTAGCGCTGGGGCAGCACGATCACCGATTAAAGGCATTTCTTTGCTTTCGTCCCCCGGGCCCGCTCTGGGAGATTATGCTAATTGTAACGCTGGGGCCTATACGGGGTCACAGATTGGCGGGAACTTTAATCGATTCTCTTTTCTCCCATATCGAGTCGATTCAATCCGCCGGCAGCGCGCCGCACGTCGTCGACTCCGCAACCATTGAGGCGCCAGCCATTGAAGTGGGCCTCGAGGTGAGTGCCGATAATTTATCAGCCCTCCGTTGTTACGAGAGGTGCGGATTTATTGAGCAGCGGCGCCGCAAGGGCTACTATTCGGGCTCGGTTTCTGGGCCTATCGACGCAGTTTTGATGTCTGCTAGGCGGCAGCGGTACACTGGGCGTCTAGTAAAGCAGTAG